One window of Xanthomonas sp. 10-10 genomic DNA carries:
- the petA gene encoding ubiquinol-cytochrome c reductase iron-sulfur subunit: MANDGVNAPADIGRRRFLTATTAVVGAVGAGFVAVPFVKSWNPSARAKLAGAPVTADISALQEGQRLVLEWRGQPIWIVKRSKAMLDALPSLDDRLKDPKSENKDQQPDYVLKNPEYRSIKSDISVLVGLCTHLGCSPEMVAEIRPEPYDPQWKGGYFCPCHKSRFDMSGRVFDGVPAPINLLVPPHHYVDDNTLVIGVDPDGAGTSAKSTGAA, from the coding sequence ATGGCCAACGATGGGGTTAACGCACCTGCTGATATCGGGCGTCGCCGGTTTTTGACCGCGACGACGGCCGTGGTCGGTGCGGTCGGAGCAGGATTTGTTGCAGTTCCGTTCGTGAAGTCGTGGAATCCCAGTGCACGCGCCAAGTTGGCCGGCGCACCGGTGACCGCCGACATCAGCGCCTTGCAGGAAGGGCAACGGCTGGTTCTGGAATGGCGCGGTCAGCCGATCTGGATCGTCAAACGCTCCAAGGCGATGCTCGACGCATTGCCGTCGCTGGACGACCGGCTCAAGGACCCCAAGTCCGAGAACAAGGACCAACAGCCCGACTACGTGCTGAAGAACCCCGAGTACCGCTCGATCAAGTCCGATATCTCGGTGCTGGTCGGGCTGTGCACGCATCTGGGGTGCTCGCCGGAAATGGTGGCCGAAATCCGGCCCGAGCCCTACGACCCGCAGTGGAAGGGCGGCTACTTCTGTCCGTGCCATAAATCGCGCTTCGACATGTCCGGCCGCGTCTTCGACGGCGTGCCCGCACCGATCAATCTGCTGGTGCCCCCGCATCACTATGTGGACGACAACACCCTGGTGATCGGCGTCGATCCGGATGGTGCCGGTACGTCGGCCAAAAGCACGGGGGCTGCCTGA
- a CDS encoding lytic transglycosylase domain-containing protein, whose translation MKGTSRLLGLLFVALSAAPASAGTLYKCVSGDGITSYLSKRQSGAACSVISSFTPERSARRVPVAPLPPAAAVSTTSARSVATIDSGAPATIISPPPRRAAGTAMAAPPTLPVAERATSIMPAAAPAAAVNPRRVVSGQVYSYMKDGVRHYTSARPRQVASIEGLRTIHYSFIETCYACGAKPGVNFGAIRLNTAAYQQEIASAAREFGVEEAIVRAIIHAESAYNPLALSRAGAQGLMQLMPGTARRFGVSDAYDASQNIRGGVQYLSWLLKRFNGDLTLAAAGYNAGEGAVDRYGGVPPYSETQRYVQRVGLLAGRYRGQSTTAN comes from the coding sequence ATGAAGGGGACGTCAAGATTGCTGGGGCTGTTGTTTGTCGCGTTGTCGGCTGCGCCGGCCAGCGCCGGCACGCTGTACAAGTGTGTCAGCGGCGACGGCATCACCAGCTACCTCAGTAAGCGCCAGAGCGGTGCGGCCTGCAGCGTCATCAGCAGCTTCACCCCCGAGCGCTCGGCCCGCCGTGTGCCAGTTGCGCCACTGCCTCCGGCAGCGGCAGTGTCCACCACGTCGGCCCGTTCCGTCGCCACGATCGACAGCGGTGCACCTGCCACCATCATCAGCCCGCCACCACGCCGCGCTGCCGGGACGGCTATGGCCGCGCCGCCTACGCTGCCGGTGGCAGAGCGTGCGACATCGATCATGCCCGCCGCTGCGCCGGCCGCTGCGGTCAACCCGCGCCGCGTGGTTAGCGGACAGGTCTACTCTTATATGAAGGACGGCGTGCGCCACTACACCAGCGCACGTCCGCGCCAGGTGGCCAGCATCGAAGGGCTGCGCACCATCCACTACAGCTTCATCGAGACCTGTTACGCCTGCGGCGCCAAGCCGGGCGTAAACTTCGGCGCAATCCGGCTCAACACCGCGGCCTATCAGCAGGAGATCGCGTCGGCGGCGCGCGAGTTCGGGGTCGAAGAGGCGATCGTGCGCGCCATCATCCATGCCGAGTCGGCATATAACCCGCTGGCGCTCAGTCGCGCCGGTGCGCAGGGTTTGATGCAGTTGATGCCGGGCACTGCGCGCCGCTTCGGCGTCAGCGATGCTTATGACGCATCGCAAAATATCCGCGGTGGCGTGCAATATCTTTCGTGGTTGCTGAAGCGCTTCAATGGCGACCTCACGCTAGCGGCCGCTGGCTACAACGCCGGCGAGGGGGCCGTGGATCGTTATGGCGGTGTGCCGCCTTACAGCGAGACCCAGCGCTATGTGCAACGCGTCGGCCTGCTGGCCGGCCGTTATCGCGGTCAAAGCACCACTGCCAACTGA
- a CDS encoding WYL domain-containing protein, with translation MASTAARLLRLLSLLQGGRSWPGAALAERLEVHPRSLRRDIERLRELGYPVHAAPGSGGGYRLGQGAAALPLLFEEEEALTVAIALRAAAPAIAGMDAAAARVLAKLDPLLPRRSGQRASAAHAAMASMPIAEPGTRVDAALLAQLAGACRDRTTLRLDYRRHSGAAITRCVEPALLVNYGRRWYLLAWDCERQDWRTLRADRIDLAVPTGARFEARALPEDPLQLLRKAIGEAPFPCRARVRLPGTLEMLAAQVPPWLGALEADGADHCWLGLGAPTMPALAANLLLLELPFEAITPAAMRQPLLDALDALRTRLHRPSA, from the coding sequence ATGGCCTCGACCGCTGCTCGTCTGTTGCGACTGCTTTCCTTGCTGCAAGGTGGGCGCAGCTGGCCGGGCGCTGCGCTTGCCGAGCGCCTGGAGGTCCACCCGCGCAGCCTGCGGCGCGATATCGAGCGGTTGCGCGAGCTCGGCTACCCGGTGCATGCGGCGCCGGGATCCGGCGGCGGTTACCGACTCGGGCAGGGGGCGGCCGCCTTGCCGCTGCTGTTCGAGGAGGAAGAGGCGCTGACCGTGGCGATCGCCTTGCGCGCGGCGGCGCCGGCCATCGCCGGCATGGATGCCGCCGCCGCCCGCGTGCTGGCAAAACTGGACCCGCTGCTGCCGCGGCGCAGCGGTCAACGCGCCAGCGCGGCGCACGCGGCCATGGCAAGCATGCCGATCGCCGAGCCGGGAACCCGGGTGGATGCGGCCTTGCTGGCCCAGCTTGCCGGCGCCTGTCGCGACCGCACCACGCTTCGGCTGGACTATCGGCGTCACTCTGGCGCGGCCATCACCCGCTGCGTCGAGCCGGCGCTGCTGGTCAACTACGGCCGGCGCTGGTACCTGCTGGCCTGGGACTGCGAACGACAGGACTGGCGCACGCTGCGCGCCGACCGTATCGATCTGGCGGTGCCCACCGGCGCCAGGTTCGAGGCCCGGGCGCTGCCGGAAGATCCGCTGCAACTGCTGCGCAAGGCCATCGGCGAAGCGCCGTTTCCGTGTCGTGCGCGGGTGCGGTTGCCTGGCACGCTGGAGATGCTGGCCGCGCAGGTTCCACCCTGGCTGGGTGCGCTGGAGGCAGACGGCGCTGACCACTGCTGGCTGGGGCTGGGCGCGCCGACCATGCCGGCGCTTGCCGCCAATCTGCTGCTGCTCGAGCTGCCCTTCGAGGCGATTACACCGGCCGCCATGCGGCAACCGCTGCTCGATGCGCTGGACGCCTTGCGGACGCGACTGCACCGGCCGTCGGCCTGA
- a CDS encoding glutathione S-transferase family protein — translation MPDDRHITLFHNPRSRSRGVLVLLEELRASYSLQVIDLEKEQQLAPDFLAINPMGKIPTIVHGDSVVTEQGAIYQYLAELYPEAGLSPAPGDADRGGYLRWLAFYGAAFEPAIVDLALKRTPPPRSLSPYADCDTVLNVVYTQLAQGDYLLGPRCSAADVLWGGALAWMVQFGLIDPPAPTRAYIARMADRPAVARATAIDGQAADSAGTGISG, via the coding sequence ATGCCCGACGACCGCCATATCACCCTGTTCCACAATCCCCGTTCGCGCTCGCGCGGTGTCCTGGTGCTGCTGGAGGAGTTGCGCGCCAGCTACAGCCTGCAGGTCATCGATCTGGAAAAGGAGCAGCAGCTTGCGCCGGACTTCCTTGCGATCAACCCAATGGGCAAGATTCCGACGATCGTGCACGGCGACAGCGTGGTGACCGAACAGGGCGCCATCTACCAGTATCTGGCCGAGCTGTACCCCGAGGCCGGCCTGTCGCCCGCGCCGGGCGATGCCGACCGCGGCGGCTACCTGCGCTGGCTGGCCTTCTACGGTGCGGCGTTCGAGCCGGCGATCGTCGACCTTGCGCTCAAGCGCACGCCCCCACCGCGCTCGCTCTCGCCCTATGCGGACTGCGACACCGTATTGAACGTGGTCTACACACAGCTGGCGCAGGGCGACTACCTGCTGGGCCCGCGCTGCAGTGCAGCCGACGTGCTGTGGGGCGGCGCATTGGCATGGATGGTGCAGTTCGGCCTGATCGACCCGCCAGCCCCGACCCGCGCCTACATCGCACGGATGGCGGACCGCCCGGCGGTCGCGCGTGCCACCGCCATCGATGGGCAGGCAGCCGACAGCGCAGGCACGGGCATCAGCGGGTAA
- the miaB gene encoding tRNA (N6-isopentenyl adenosine(37)-C2)-methylthiotransferase MiaB: protein MPGTSVSDLSAATAVGAPALLPLPVARPAAPAVVRGKLYIKTHGCQMNEYDSAKMADVLAASEGLELTDNPEDADVVLVNTCSIREKAQEKVFSQLGRWRLLKESRAKAGGTPVIIGVGGCVASQEGEAIVKRAPYVDLVFGPQTLHRLPELIRARRQSGKSQVDISFPEIEKFDRLPEPRADGPSAFVSIMEGCSKYCSFCVVPYTRGEEVSRPFEDVLVEVAQLAAQGVREINLLGQNVNAYRGAYGADAGEAPQYADLGLLIRTIAQIEGIGRIRFTTSHPLEFSDSLVDAYRDVPQLANYLHLPVQAGSDRILSAMKRGYTALEFKSKIRKLRAVRPDISISSDFIVGFPGETEADFEKTMKLIEDVGFDQSFSFVYSRRPGTPAADLEDDTPEAVKQARLARLQAHISAHAATISQSMVGSVQRVLVEGPSRRDPNELTGKSENMRPVNFPGSPRLIGQFVDVLITEAMSNSLRGRIQLDDSTS from the coding sequence ATGCCCGGGACATCCGTTTCCGATCTGTCTGCGGCCACCGCCGTGGGCGCCCCTGCCCTGCTGCCGTTGCCGGTCGCCCGCCCGGCGGCGCCTGCCGTGGTGCGCGGCAAGCTGTACATCAAGACCCACGGTTGCCAGATGAACGAGTACGATTCGGCCAAGATGGCCGACGTGCTTGCCGCCTCCGAAGGGTTGGAGCTGACCGACAACCCCGAAGACGCCGACGTGGTGCTGGTCAACACCTGCTCCATCCGCGAAAAGGCGCAGGAAAAGGTGTTCAGCCAACTGGGGCGCTGGCGCTTGCTCAAGGAAAGCCGGGCCAAGGCCGGCGGCACGCCGGTGATCATCGGCGTGGGTGGCTGCGTGGCTTCGCAGGAAGGCGAGGCCATCGTCAAGCGTGCGCCGTATGTGGATCTGGTGTTCGGGCCGCAAACCCTGCATCGCCTGCCGGAACTGATCCGTGCACGGCGCCAGTCCGGCAAGTCGCAGGTGGATATCAGCTTCCCGGAAATCGAGAAGTTCGATCGCCTGCCCGAACCGCGCGCCGATGGTCCATCTGCCTTCGTGTCGATCATGGAAGGCTGCTCCAAGTACTGCTCGTTCTGCGTGGTGCCCTACACGCGCGGCGAAGAAGTCAGCCGCCCGTTCGAGGATGTGCTGGTGGAAGTGGCGCAACTGGCAGCGCAAGGCGTGCGCGAGATCAACCTGCTGGGCCAGAACGTCAACGCGTATCGCGGTGCGTATGGCGCCGATGCGGGTGAAGCGCCGCAGTACGCCGATCTGGGCCTGTTGATCCGCACCATCGCGCAGATCGAGGGCATCGGCCGCATTCGCTTCACTACCTCGCATCCGCTGGAATTTTCCGATTCGCTGGTGGATGCGTATCGCGATGTGCCACAGCTGGCCAACTATCTGCATCTGCCGGTGCAGGCCGGCAGCGACCGCATCCTGTCGGCGATGAAGCGTGGCTACACCGCGCTGGAATTCAAGTCCAAGATCCGCAAGTTGCGCGCGGTGCGTCCGGATATCTCGATCAGCTCGGACTTCATCGTCGGCTTTCCCGGCGAGACCGAAGCGGATTTCGAAAAGACCATGAAACTGATCGAAGACGTCGGTTTTGACCAGAGCTTTTCGTTCGTGTATTCGCGTCGCCCCGGCACGCCGGCCGCGGATCTGGAAGACGACACGCCCGAGGCGGTCAAGCAGGCGCGCCTGGCCCGCTTGCAGGCGCATATCAGCGCACATGCGGCGACCATTTCGCAGTCCATGGTGGGCAGCGTGCAGCGGGTGCTGGTGGAAGGCCCGTCGCGCCGCGACCCGAACGAACTGACCGGCAAGAGCGAGAACATGCGCCCGGTGAACTTCCCCGGCAGCCCGCGCCTGATCGGGCAGTTTGTGGATGTACTGATCACCGAGGCGATGAGCAACTCGCTGCGGGGCCGCATCCAGCTGGACGACAGCACCAGCTGA
- a CDS encoding PhoH family protein, which translates to MNSPASRDFTLEPDDTERLANLAGPFDAHLRQIELKLGVEIANRGNIFRITGPEPAITAAQTLLTALYDEAASTTFDNHAIHLRLNDANVEHVVDRSYVAQDVAIKVKRGTVRGRGANQAKYLHAITTHDINFGIGPAGTGKTFLAVASAVEALNESRVQRLILVRPAVEAGEKLGFLPGDLSQKVDPYLRPLYDALYEMLGVEKVIKLLERNVIEIAPLAYMRGRTLNDAYVILDEAQNTTIEQMKMFLTRLGFGSTAVVTGDLTQIDLPKHVKSGLRDAIEVLRDVEGASFTFFEARDVVRHPLVQRIVTAYEKRDLAEKPVEPAA; encoded by the coding sequence ATGAACTCACCTGCCTCCCGCGATTTCACCCTGGAACCCGACGACACCGAGCGCCTGGCCAATCTGGCCGGCCCGTTCGACGCGCACCTGCGCCAGATCGAACTCAAGCTTGGCGTGGAGATCGCCAACCGCGGCAATATCTTCCGCATCACCGGGCCGGAGCCGGCGATCACCGCCGCGCAGACGCTGTTGACCGCGTTGTACGACGAAGCCGCCTCCACCACCTTCGATAACCACGCGATCCACCTGCGCCTGAACGATGCCAATGTCGAGCATGTGGTCGATCGTTCCTATGTGGCACAGGACGTGGCGATCAAGGTCAAGCGCGGCACCGTGCGTGGCCGTGGCGCCAACCAGGCCAAGTACCTGCACGCGATCACCACCCACGACATCAATTTCGGCATCGGCCCGGCCGGCACCGGCAAGACCTTCCTGGCGGTGGCCAGCGCGGTGGAAGCCTTGAACGAATCGCGCGTGCAACGGCTGATCCTGGTGCGCCCGGCAGTGGAAGCCGGCGAAAAGCTCGGCTTCCTGCCCGGCGACCTCAGCCAGAAGGTGGACCCCTACCTGCGCCCGCTGTACGACGCGCTATACGAAATGCTGGGCGTGGAAAAGGTGATCAAGCTGCTGGAGCGCAACGTGATCGAGATCGCACCGCTGGCGTATATGCGCGGCCGCACGCTGAACGATGCGTACGTGATCCTGGACGAGGCGCAGAACACCACCATCGAACAGATGAAGATGTTCCTGACCCGGCTAGGCTTCGGCTCCACCGCAGTGGTCACCGGCGACCTGACCCAGATCGACCTGCCCAAGCACGTCAAATCCGGCCTGCGCGATGCGATCGAGGTGCTGCGTGACGTGGAAGGCGCCAGCTTCACCTTCTTCGAAGCGCGCGACGTGGTACGCCACCCGCTGGTGCAACGCATCGTCACTGCTTATGAAAAGCGCGATCTGGCCGAAAAGCCTGTCGAACCTGCGGCATGA
- the ybeY gene encoding rRNA maturation RNase YbeY, translating into MTKGPIRLDVAVSYALPRAGLPSAVSFRKWVAAALKGRIREADLAVRVVDEKEGCSLNHHYRGKDYATNVLSFPAELPEGLPKGIKMPLLGDLVICAPVVAREAAEQGKSLASHYAHLTVHGTLHLLGWDHEDDKEADAMEQLEREILADLGIDDPYAGER; encoded by the coding sequence ATGACCAAAGGCCCCATCCGCCTCGACGTCGCCGTCAGTTACGCGTTGCCGCGCGCCGGCCTGCCGTCGGCGGTAAGTTTTCGCAAGTGGGTGGCTGCGGCGCTGAAGGGGCGCATCCGCGAAGCCGACCTGGCAGTGCGCGTGGTCGACGAGAAGGAAGGCTGCTCGCTCAATCATCATTACCGCGGCAAGGATTACGCCACCAATGTGCTGAGCTTCCCGGCCGAACTGCCCGAAGGCTTGCCCAAGGGCATTAAGATGCCGCTGCTAGGCGATCTGGTGATCTGTGCGCCGGTGGTGGCGCGCGAGGCGGCCGAACAGGGCAAATCGCTGGCGTCGCATTACGCGCATCTGACCGTGCACGGCACCTTGCACCTGCTGGGCTGGGACCACGAAGACGACAAGGAGGCCGATGCCATGGAGCAACTGGAGCGGGAGATCCTGGCCGATCTAGGCATCGACGACCCGTATGCGGGGGAGCGCTGA
- a CDS encoding transporter associated domain-containing protein encodes MSEDDSSHTSEPSEKRRSWLERLSAAFSGEPHTRDELVALLRTAEQDGLIAADTLRMMEGAISVSELTVGDVMISRSQMVSLPVEARFIDLMKQVVESGHSRFPVHGENKDEVLGILLAKDLLRGVVADNGPGNVRELLRPAVLIPESKKLNVLLKEFRLSRNHMAIVVDEYGGVAGLVTIEDVLEQIVGQIDDEHDDAEEENSLIAIQADGRYVVDALTPIEDFNERFGAEFPDDEYDTVGGLVTDAIGHLPETGEELTLGRFAFRVAKADARRVHAFHVTILPPDPQDDA; translated from the coding sequence ATGTCCGAAGACGACAGTAGCCATACCTCAGAACCCTCCGAAAAACGCCGCAGCTGGCTCGAACGCCTGAGCGCGGCCTTCTCCGGCGAACCCCACACCCGCGACGAACTGGTCGCGCTGCTGCGGACTGCCGAGCAAGACGGTCTCATCGCCGCCGACACCTTGCGCATGATGGAAGGCGCGATTTCCGTGTCAGAGCTCACCGTGGGCGACGTGATGATTTCACGCTCGCAAATGGTCTCGCTGCCGGTGGAAGCGCGCTTCATCGACCTGATGAAGCAGGTGGTCGAATCCGGCCATTCGCGCTTCCCGGTGCACGGCGAGAACAAGGACGAAGTGCTCGGCATCCTGCTGGCCAAGGACCTGTTGCGCGGCGTGGTCGCCGACAACGGGCCCGGCAACGTGCGCGAGCTGCTGCGCCCGGCGGTGCTGATCCCCGAGTCCAAGAAGCTCAACGTGCTGCTCAAGGAATTTCGCCTGTCGCGCAACCACATGGCGATCGTGGTGGACGAGTACGGCGGCGTCGCCGGCCTGGTCACCATCGAAGACGTGCTGGAGCAGATCGTCGGCCAGATCGACGACGAGCACGACGATGCCGAAGAAGAAAATTCGCTGATCGCGATCCAGGCCGATGGCCGCTACGTGGTCGATGCGCTGACGCCGATCGAGGACTTCAACGAGCGCTTCGGCGCCGAGTTCCCGGACGACGAGTACGACACCGTCGGTGGTTTGGTCACCGATGCGATCGGGCACCTGCCGGAGACCGGTGAAGAGCTGACCCTGGGCCGGTTTGCGTTCCGCGTGGCCAAGGCCGACGCGCGCCGCGTGCACGCCTTCCACGTCACCATCCTGCCGCCCGACCCGCAGGACGACGCTTGA
- a CDS encoding DUF4105 domain-containing protein, with product MNLARRSATVRYRRGAWQWVACWALLLLTLLVAPLASAQALPTAVPTSAPPPRVGVVTMQPGEVFFERFGHDAIVVVDPLTQQATSYNFGFFDPSEPDFVPRFARGEMMYYLVALPLQEDLSQYRNVGRGVSIQWLDLPPEQARALADGLAVRSRPENARYHYDYFEANCATMVRDTLDRAMGGALKSQLAGRSRGNTFRSEAVRLASPAPWMWLGFDLGLGPYADRPLSRWEEAFVPMRLADSLTQVHNSAGRPLVQATQVLLPHRIAPEPAEQQRHWWPWLLTGLIVAAGMLALRRKPRLLAGLALPFWLLCAIGGSLLVYLWGFTAHQSAWANRNLLLVNPLCALLLIGSLQSLRGLRPGRWFDGLRWVVAAGALLALVIHWLSFQAQDNLQWVMLLLPIHVALAIALQPRDLSLRTR from the coding sequence TTGAACCTCGCACGCCGTTCCGCCACGGTGCGCTACCGCCGTGGTGCCTGGCAATGGGTCGCGTGCTGGGCGCTGCTCCTGCTGACACTGCTGGTGGCACCGCTTGCCTCGGCGCAGGCTCTGCCCACTGCTGTGCCGACCAGCGCACCGCCACCACGCGTCGGCGTGGTCACCATGCAACCGGGCGAGGTGTTCTTCGAACGCTTCGGGCATGACGCCATCGTGGTAGTCGACCCGCTCACCCAGCAGGCCACCTCGTACAACTTCGGCTTCTTCGACCCGAGCGAACCGGACTTCGTGCCGCGCTTTGCGCGTGGCGAAATGATGTACTACCTGGTGGCGCTGCCGCTGCAAGAAGACCTGTCGCAGTACCGCAACGTTGGCAGGGGCGTCAGCATCCAGTGGCTGGATCTGCCGCCGGAGCAGGCGCGCGCGCTTGCCGATGGGTTGGCGGTCCGCAGCCGGCCGGAAAACGCCCGGTATCACTACGATTATTTCGAAGCCAACTGCGCCACCATGGTGCGCGACACCCTGGACCGTGCGATGGGCGGCGCGCTCAAGTCGCAACTGGCCGGGCGCTCGCGCGGCAATACCTTCCGCAGCGAAGCGGTGCGCCTGGCCTCCCCTGCCCCGTGGATGTGGCTGGGCTTCGACCTGGGGCTGGGGCCGTATGCCGATCGCCCCTTGTCGCGCTGGGAAGAAGCCTTCGTGCCGATGCGCTTGGCCGACAGCCTGACCCAGGTGCACAACAGCGCCGGCCGCCCCTTGGTGCAAGCCACGCAGGTGCTGCTGCCGCATCGCATCGCGCCGGAGCCTGCCGAACAACAGCGCCATTGGTGGCCGTGGTTGTTGACCGGGCTGATCGTTGCCGCCGGCATGCTGGCGCTGCGCCGCAAACCCCGATTACTGGCCGGCCTTGCGCTGCCATTCTGGCTACTGTGCGCCATCGGCGGCAGCTTGCTGGTGTATCTGTGGGGCTTCACAGCGCATCAGTCCGCATGGGCCAATCGCAATCTGTTGCTGGTCAATCCGCTGTGCGCGTTGCTGTTGATCGGCAGCCTGCAGTCGCTGCGTGGTCTCCGGCCCGGACGCTGGTTCGATGGGCTGCGCTGGGTGGTGGCTGCCGGGGCTTTGCTGGCTCTGGTCATTCACTGGCTCTCATTCCAGGCGCAGGACAACCTGCAATGGGTGATGCTGCTGTTGCCGATCCATGTCGCGCTCGCGATCGCTCTGCAGCCGCGCGACTTGTCGCTGCGTACGCGCTGA
- a CDS encoding magnesium and cobalt transport protein CorA: MNNHGRHPDNPSCVITCAYYDGDGKRHDISLEQISDVLQRPDGFVWVGLYEPQESVLHKLQEEFGLHDLAIEDALKAHQRPKAESYGNSLFVVVNTAQLVNERIRYGETHAFLGARFLLTVRHGASLSYTPVRHRVEREPAMLRMGASFCLYGVLDFVVDNYLPIMDEFRDTLEGLEKDIFADNYKRETVVRLYELKRELNKMRLVVAPLQDVLSHLKRNPGSLIHDEVGIYLRDVLDHAVRINDAIDTLREMLGTALSVNLSMVTLAQGETVKRLGAWAALLAAPTLITSWYGMNFTHMPELDKPYAYPLLVGGVVASCLVLYRLFKRARWL, translated from the coding sequence ATGAACAATCACGGTCGCCATCCAGACAACCCGTCCTGCGTCATCACCTGCGCCTACTACGACGGCGACGGCAAGCGGCACGACATCAGCCTGGAGCAGATCAGCGATGTGCTGCAGCGCCCGGACGGCTTCGTCTGGGTTGGCTTGTACGAGCCGCAGGAGTCGGTGCTGCACAAGCTGCAGGAGGAATTCGGCCTGCACGACCTGGCCATCGAGGATGCGCTCAAGGCGCATCAACGCCCCAAGGCCGAGAGCTACGGCAATTCGTTGTTCGTGGTGGTCAACACCGCGCAACTGGTCAACGAACGCATCCGCTACGGCGAAACGCATGCGTTTCTGGGCGCACGCTTTTTGCTCACCGTGCGCCACGGCGCGTCGCTGTCTTACACGCCGGTGCGGCACCGGGTCGAACGCGAACCGGCGATGCTGCGCATGGGCGCGTCGTTCTGCCTGTACGGCGTGCTGGACTTTGTGGTCGACAACTATCTGCCGATCATGGACGAGTTCCGCGACACGCTGGAAGGCCTGGAAAAAGACATCTTTGCCGACAATTACAAGCGCGAAACCGTGGTGCGCCTGTATGAGCTCAAGCGCGAACTCAACAAGATGCGCCTGGTGGTCGCCCCGCTGCAGGACGTGTTGTCGCACCTCAAGCGCAATCCGGGCTCGCTGATCCATGACGAGGTCGGCATCTACCTGCGCGACGTGCTCGATCACGCCGTGCGCATCAACGATGCCATCGATACCTTGCGCGAGATGCTGGGCACCGCCTTGAGCGTCAACCTGTCGATGGTGACGCTGGCACAGGGCGAAACCGTCAAGCGCCTGGGCGCCTGGGCCGCCCTGCTCGCCGCGCCCACGCTCATCACCAGCTGGTACGGGATGAATTTCACCCACATGCCCGAACTGGACAAGCCCTACGCCTACCCGTTGCTGGTAGGCGGTGTGGTGGCCTCGTGTCTGGTGCTGTATCGACTGTTCAAGCGGGCGCGGTGGCTTTAG